The proteins below are encoded in one region of Chrysemys picta bellii isolate R12L10 chromosome 4, ASM1138683v2, whole genome shotgun sequence:
- the LOC135983380 gene encoding uncharacterized protein LOC135983380: MESQDRKRAPAWTEREVRDLLAIWGDEEVIAELRSSKRNGKVLEKISKAMKDRGHNRDTQQCRVKIKELRQAYHKAREANGRSGAEPQTCRYYAELHAILGGAATTTPTVCYDSLTGETHREDGSGNEEDEDGGTVGSSQQQGSGEIGFPNSQDLCVTLDLEPVTPELTQDPQGTQETSAANVSPSQRLVNIRKRKRRTRDDMFTELQMSSHADRAQQNAWRQSMSEMRKAQYEREERWRAESRDEQSKWRAEDDRWRQLADRRQEAMLRLLEHQTDMLERMVELHERQQEQRPPLQPLCNQQPSSPSSIASSPRRPRTRWGGLRPPSHSTPDDRPSIRRLAFNKS, encoded by the exons atggagtcccaggatcgcaaaagagctccagcatggaccgaacgggaggtacgagatctgctcgccatatggggagatgaagaagtgatagctgaactccgtagcagtaaaagaaatggaaaagtattagaaaagatctccaaggccatgaaggaccgaggccataatagggacacacagcagtgccgcgtgaaaattaaggagctacggcaagcttaccacaaagccagagaagcaaacggaaggtccggggcagagccgcaaacttgccgctactacgcggagctgcatgcgatcctagggggtgcagccaccactaccccaaccgtgtgctatgactctctcactggagaaacacacagggaagacggttcggggaacgaggaagatgaggatggaggtactgtaggtagctcacagcagcaaggaagcggagaaatcggtttccccaacagccaggatctgtgtgtgaccctggaccttgaaccagtaacccccgaactcacccaagaccctcagggcacacaggagacctctg ctgcaaatgtttctccttcgcagaggctcgtgaacattagaaagagaaaacgtaggacgagggacgatatgttcacggagctgcagatgtcctcccacgctgatagagcacagcagaatgcgtggaggcagtcaatgtcggagatgagaaaagcccaatatgaacgagaggagaggtggcgggctgaatcgcgggatgaacagagcaagtggcgggctgaagacgataggtggcgtcagcttgcagacagacggcaagaggcaatgctccgtctgctggagcatcaaactgatatgctcgagcgtatggttgagttgcacgaaaggcagcaggagcagagaccgccgctacagcccctgtgtaaccaacagccctcctccccaagttccatagcctcctcaccgagacgcccaagaacacggtgggggggcctccgtccacccagtcactccaccccagatgatcgcccaagcatcagaaggctggccttcaataagagttaa